A single Deinococcus betulae DNA region contains:
- a CDS encoding response regulator → MSRPLSVLLVDDAPADLLLAQEVFDDHAPRVQLTTQCGAEAALLALRDPAQLPPDMVLVDLNMNGMSGLDFLAELRADPALAHLPVVMLSGSTAQHDVDRAYDLHATAFLVKAPNLSEFVAQVDHLVQFWLGCRFRSPRVPSLS, encoded by the coding sequence GTGTCTCGCCCCCTGTCTGTTCTGCTGGTAGATGACGCGCCGGCCGATCTGTTGCTGGCGCAGGAAGTCTTTGATGATCACGCCCCCAGGGTGCAGCTGACCACCCAGTGCGGCGCCGAGGCCGCGTTGCTGGCGCTGCGCGACCCGGCGCAGCTGCCCCCGGATATGGTGCTGGTGGACCTTAATATGAACGGCATGAGCGGCCTGGATTTTCTGGCCGAACTGCGCGCCGACCCAGCTCTGGCCCATTTGCCTGTGGTGATGCTGTCAGGGTCAACCGCTCAGCACGACGTGGACCGCGCCTACGACCTGCACGCCACCGCCTTTCTGGTTAAAGCCCCCAACCTATCCGAGTTCGTGGCGCAGGTGGACCATCTGGTGCAGTTCTGGCTTGGCTGCCGGTTCCGCAGCCCACGGGTGCCCAGCCTGTCCTGA
- a CDS encoding response regulator — MSHRLCLLLIDDNPADLLLAQEAFAEHEEWVSVSTCRDGESALKHLRDPGRTLPDVVILDINMPQMNGFEVLRAIRADTELRHLPVVMLTTSDSSQDIDQAYDLFASSYMVKRGQFAAFVEQVDQFVQFWRDCRFKQSRVPRLS, encoded by the coding sequence ATGTCTCATCGTCTCTGCCTTCTTCTGATTGACGACAACCCGGCAGACCTCCTTCTGGCGCAGGAAGCGTTTGCCGAGCATGAGGAGTGGGTGTCCGTGTCTACCTGCCGCGACGGCGAGTCGGCGCTGAAGCATTTGCGTGACCCAGGCCGCACCCTGCCAGACGTGGTCATTCTGGACATCAACATGCCCCAGATGAACGGTTTTGAGGTGTTGCGGGCTATTCGGGCCGACACAGAACTGCGCCATCTGCCGGTGGTGATGCTCACGACTTCGGACAGCTCGCAGGACATTGACCAGGCGTATGACCTGTTTGCCAGCTCCTACATGGTCAAGCGCGGCCAGTTTGCAGCCTTTGTCGAGCAGGTGGACCAGTTCGTGCAGTTCTGGCGCGATTGCCGTTTCAAGCAGTCGCGCGTGCCCCGGCTGTCCTGA
- the apaG gene encoding Co2+/Mg2+ efflux protein ApaG, which produces MTLPVSPDIAVQVEAQHLAAHSTPERQLFSYVIRIENRSDQTWKLLSRHWDIVDGRGQATSVDGDGVVGEQPVLPPGGVFVYDSFVTLEVTPGHMSGHYTFQGAWGETAQAPIPIFLLEVPGMRTLH; this is translated from the coding sequence ATGACCCTGCCCGTTTCCCCCGATATCGCTGTTCAGGTCGAGGCCCAGCATCTGGCGGCCCACAGCACCCCTGAGCGTCAGCTGTTCAGCTATGTCATCCGCATCGAAAATCGCAGTGACCAGACCTGGAAGCTGCTGTCGCGTCACTGGGACATCGTGGATGGACGGGGACAGGCCACCAGCGTGGACGGCGACGGTGTGGTGGGCGAGCAGCCGGTGCTGCCGCCGGGCGGTGTGTTTGTCTACGATTCGTTCGTGACCTTGGAGGTCACGCCTGGGCACATGAGCGGCCATTACACCTTTCAGGGCGCCTGGGGTGAAACTGCGCAGGCCCCGATTCCCATTTTTCTGCTGGAAGTTCCTGGCATGCGCACCCTTCACTGA
- a CDS encoding M20/M25/M40 family metallo-hydrolase — translation MTQINREFLFRLLDVAAPSGLERRAADVWLEEAASFARTAEDHYGNAYAELGPEDGPAIALMGHLDEIGLIVSHVGDEGFLSVLPVGGWDPQVLVGQRIRLLAPGGDLIGVVGKKAIHVMEAEERTKASKIEDLWIDVGLDADEVKEQVPVGTYGVLEQGPLMVGTKVVGRALDNRVGAFIVLEALRALKDKELPYRVVAVGTSQEEIGVFGAQVSGYKLDPVAGVAVDVTHETKQPGVSEKKYGVAPFGSGANLTVGPMVSPVVLRQMTVAAQEAGVPFTLSAAGRFSGTDADALTLARAGVPTAVVSIPNRYMHSPSEMVDERDVQACIDILVAWLERLPGEVDFTRKG, via the coding sequence GTGACGCAAATCAACCGTGAGTTTCTGTTTCGGCTGCTGGACGTGGCCGCCCCCAGCGGCCTGGAGCGCCGCGCCGCTGACGTGTGGCTGGAAGAAGCCGCCTCCTTTGCCCGCACCGCTGAGGACCACTACGGCAACGCCTACGCCGAGCTTGGCCCCGAAGATGGCCCGGCCATCGCCCTGATGGGCCACCTGGACGAGATTGGTCTGATCGTCTCTCATGTAGGGGACGAGGGCTTCTTAAGCGTGCTGCCTGTGGGCGGCTGGGACCCGCAGGTGCTCGTAGGCCAGCGCATCCGCCTGCTGGCGCCCGGCGGCGACCTGATCGGCGTGGTGGGCAAAAAGGCCATTCACGTTATGGAAGCCGAGGAACGCACCAAGGCCAGCAAGATCGAGGACCTGTGGATTGACGTCGGCCTGGACGCCGATGAGGTGAAAGAGCAGGTGCCCGTGGGAACCTACGGCGTGCTGGAACAGGGACCGCTGATGGTCGGCACCAAGGTTGTGGGCCGCGCACTGGACAACCGGGTGGGGGCGTTTATCGTGCTTGAAGCCCTGCGGGCGCTGAAAGACAAGGAACTGCCCTACCGCGTCGTCGCCGTCGGCACCAGCCAGGAAGAGATTGGGGTGTTTGGCGCACAGGTCAGCGGCTACAAACTTGACCCTGTGGCGGGCGTGGCCGTGGACGTGACCCACGAAACCAAGCAGCCGGGCGTCAGCGAGAAGAAGTACGGCGTGGCGCCCTTTGGCTCGGGGGCCAACCTGACCGTGGGGCCGATGGTCAGCCCGGTGGTGCTGCGCCAGATGACCGTGGCGGCGCAGGAGGCCGGCGTTCCCTTTACCCTCAGCGCGGCAGGACGCTTTTCGGGAACCGACGCCGACGCCCTGACCTTGGCCCGCGCCGGGGTGCCCACGGCCGTGGTCAGCATTCCCAACCGCTACATGCATTCGCCCAGCGAAATGGTGGACGAGCGCGATGTTCAGGCGTGCATTGACATTCTGGTGGCGTGGCTGGAGCGCCTGCCAGGCGAGGTGGATTTTACCCGCAAAGGGTAA
- the dusA gene encoding tRNA dihydrouridine(20/20a) synthase DusA — MTASARPLHTLSVAPMMDWTDRHCRVFHRTLTRRTLLYTEMVTTGALLHGDRERHLGFSPTEHPVALQLGGSDAAALAECARTAQDWGYDEVNLNCGCPSDRVQNGSFGACLMGTPDVVARAVEAMRGATSLPVTVKHRIGIDDLDSYEHLTRFVRTVEAAGCQTFIVHARKAWLSGLSPKENREIPPLRYEVVQQLKADFPHLTIILNGGVLSLDAAQAALGWADGVMIGRAAYQDPYLLALADQWLFGEETQPVTRREAIEAYLPYVAEQLEQGQPLPRMMKHTLGLFTGQPGARHWKRTLSEQGYKPGAGLAVVREALAGVPDTVLDVRPGVGERQTA, encoded by the coding sequence ATGACTGCCTCCGCCCGCCCCCTTCACACCCTGTCGGTCGCGCCCATGATGGACTGGACCGACCGGCACTGCCGGGTGTTTCACCGGACCCTGACCCGGCGCACGCTGCTGTATACCGAGATGGTCACGACGGGCGCCCTGCTGCACGGCGACCGCGAGCGGCACCTGGGCTTTTCGCCCACCGAGCATCCTGTGGCCCTGCAACTGGGCGGCAGCGACGCGGCCGCGCTGGCCGAGTGCGCCCGCACCGCGCAGGACTGGGGCTACGACGAGGTGAACCTGAACTGCGGCTGCCCCAGCGACCGGGTGCAGAATGGCTCGTTCGGTGCCTGCCTGATGGGCACGCCCGACGTGGTGGCCCGCGCGGTGGAGGCCATGCGGGGCGCGACCTCCCTGCCGGTGACGGTCAAGCACCGCATTGGCATTGACGACCTGGACAGCTACGAGCATCTGACCCGCTTTGTGCGGACGGTTGAGGCTGCAGGCTGCCAGACCTTTATTGTCCACGCGCGCAAGGCGTGGCTCTCGGGACTGTCCCCCAAGGAAAACCGCGAGATTCCGCCGCTACGGTATGAGGTCGTGCAGCAACTCAAGGCGGACTTTCCCCACCTGACGATCATCCTGAACGGTGGCGTCCTGAGTCTGGACGCTGCGCAAGCGGCCCTGGGCTGGGCCGACGGCGTGATGATCGGCCGCGCGGCGTATCAGGACCCGTACCTGCTGGCGCTGGCCGATCAGTGGCTCTTCGGAGAAGAAACCCAACCTGTCACGCGCCGTGAGGCCATCGAAGCCTACTTGCCGTATGTCGCAGAGCAGCTTGAACAGGGCCAGCCGCTGCCCAGGATGATGAAGCACACTCTGGGGCTGTTTACTGGTCAGCCGGGGGCCCGACACTGGAAACGGACCCTCTCCGAACAGGGGTACAAGCCGGGCGCAGGGTTGGCTGTGGTGCGTGAAGCGCTGGCCGGGGTGCCCGACACCGTACTGGACGTCCGGCCAGGGGTGGGGGAGAGGCAGACGGCGTGA